Proteins co-encoded in one Thermoplasmatales archaeon genomic window:
- a CDS encoding exosome complex RNA-binding protein Csl4, whose translation MIDEGSIVIPGEKVATTEELIAGNGTYEEGGIIRASIIGKFIIDKEKMKAVIKPLTDVPLVLKEGDIVICEIKQIMENIVIAKILYLAGNKREIAGEKEGAIFISNIDTEFVEDVKSKLRIGDIIRARVIKVDPVINFSTKDKHLGVIKAFCSNCRNILIRKNNILECKICGRKEIRKIADDYGSGNIDRVV comes from the coding sequence ATGATTGATGAGGGAAGTATTGTTATACCAGGTGAGAAGGTTGCAACAACTGAAGAATTAATTGCAGGAAATGGAACATATGAGGAGGGGGGTATAATAAGGGCGAGCATAATTGGAAAATTTATTATAGATAAAGAAAAAATGAAAGCTGTTATAAAGCCTTTAACAGATGTACCTCTTGTATTAAAGGAGGGGGATATTGTTATATGTGAAATAAAGCAGATTATGGAAAATATTGTAATTGCTAAAATTCTTTATCTTGCAGGAAATAAAAGAGAAATTGCTGGAGAAAAAGAGGGTGCGATATTTATCTCAAACATTGATACTGAATTTGTTGAAGATGTTAAAAGTAAATTGAGGATAGGAGATATTATAAGGGCAAGGGTTATAAAGGTGGATCCTGTAATCAATTTTTCCACAAAAGATAAACATCTGGGGGTTATAAAGGCGTTTTGTAGTAATTGTAGAAATATACTTATAAGAAAAAATAATATACTTGAATGCAAAATATGTGGGAGAAAAGAAATAAGAAAAATTGCGGATGATTATGGTTCGGGCAATATTGATAGGGTGGTATAA
- a CDS encoding DNA-directed RNA polymerase subunit L gives MEIKIKKDNGKEIEFELIGEKTILNPLKQKLLQYEEVEYAEWRVEHPLISNPEFYLRVNKGNAKKILKKAIKEIKNEIDELYSCLE, from the coding sequence ATGGAGATAAAAATAAAGAAAGATAATGGAAAGGAAATAGAATTTGAGTTAATAGGAGAAAAAACAATTTTAAATCCCTTAAAGCAAAAACTTTTGCAATATGAAGAAGTAGAATATGCAGAGTGGAGGGTAGAGCATCCCCTCATTTCCAATCCAGAATTTTATCTTAGAGTTAATAAAGGAAATGCAAAAAAAATTTTGAAAAAAGCAATAAAGGAAATAAAAAATGAAATTGATGAATTGTATAGTTGCTTAGAGTAA
- the truD gene encoding tRNA pseudouridine(13) synthase TruD: MEKIIGIEVFLTKSPGIGGKIKMFPEDFIVEELPVYPKPGDGKFVIARVASCNWEANRLIEALASAAKISPNSIGYAGIKDRRAITVQIMSFPSEIENLRKVNLKDVKIDILYKSRERVYKGKLTGNYFHIIVRNIKGNHEDVEKIMNEILKIGGFPNFFGIQRFGIARPITHLVGKYIIKNEMKRAVMTYIGNPMQGEDEESYKARKFLEETEDFEKSLEIYPKKLIFERRIIKHLSENKDDWTGAILKLPKNLIKIFVHAYQSYLFNRILSERIKEGIPINRAIEGDIVIPFRGEIQTYDGIIVTNENIEKINNQIEKGKCYPSAIIFGYDSLFAGKKMGEIEKRIIEEEEIKQEDFKVRHIPFLSCRGMRRIIFVPIKNLKWKVEENNLFIDFFLPKGCYATSLLREIMKGEVYDY; this comes from the coding sequence ATGGAAAAAATTATTGGTATAGAAGTTTTTTTAACAAAATCACCTGGTATAGGTGGCAAAATAAAGATGTTTCCCGAAGATTTTATTGTTGAAGAATTGCCAGTTTATCCAAAACCAGGAGACGGAAAATTTGTCATAGCAAGAGTGGCGTCATGCAACTGGGAAGCAAATCGCCTTATAGAAGCCCTCGCCTCCGCCGCCAAAATATCTCCGAATTCTATAGGTTATGCGGGAATAAAGGATAGAAGGGCAATAACGGTTCAAATTATGTCGTTCCCTTCAGAAATTGAGAATTTAAGGAAAGTAAATTTGAAGGATGTAAAAATAGATATCCTGTATAAATCAAGAGAGAGGGTTTATAAGGGAAAATTAACGGGCAATTACTTCCATATTATTGTAAGGAATATAAAAGGAAATCATGAAGATGTTGAAAAAATAATGAATGAAATATTAAAAATAGGTGGCTTCCCAAACTTTTTTGGCATCCAGCGTTTTGGCATCGCCCGCCCCATAACGCATCTGGTGGGTAAGTATATAATAAAGAATGAAATGAAGAGGGCGGTTATGACATATATTGGGAATCCAATGCAGGGTGAAGATGAGGAAAGTTATAAGGCAAGAAAGTTTTTGGAGGAAACAGAGGACTTTGAAAAAAGCCTTGAGATTTATCCGAAGAAATTAATTTTTGAGAGAAGAATAATAAAACATCTTTCAGAAAATAAGGATGACTGGACTGGAGCAATTTTGAAACTACCAAAAAATCTGATAAAAATATTCGTTCATGCATATCAATCATATCTTTTCAACAGAATTTTATCGGAGAGAATAAAAGAAGGAATTCCAATAAATAGGGCGATTGAAGGAGATATTGTTATTCCCTTTAGAGGAGAAATACAGACATATGATGGAATAATTGTTACAAATGAAAATATTGAAAAAATAAATAATCAGATTGAAAAAGGAAAATGCTATCCTTCAGCAATTATATTTGGCTATGATTCCTTATTTGCGGGTAAGAAAATGGGAGAAATAGAAAAAAGAATAATTGAGGAAGAGGAAATAAAACAAGAAGATTTTAAAGTAAGGCATATACCATTTCTTTCCTGTAGAGGGATGAGGAGGATAATATTTGTTCCAATAAAAAATTTAAAATGGAAGGTGGAGGAAAATAATTTATTTATTGACTTTTTTCTTCCTAAAGGATGTTATGCAACATCATTGCTAAGGGAGATAATGAAAGGTGAGGTATATGACTACTGA
- a CDS encoding TatD family hydrolase codes for MTTDLSFFDNHMHLREDGRYIEEIKEFRKHGGKYLNYCPYTDIKKIIEEKSYLSCYEKGLKIAKNAMEKIDIKIFLTVGPYPVDYIKMRDLLGKEKAFELMKKGMEEAGDFCREGKAIAIGEIGRPHFKINEDIMEESNEIMRFGMEIAKDIDVPVIIHMEGANQSNMKEISEIAKNVGIKRDKVIKHFSPPIVREDENFGIFPSIIATEKNIEEAINKGRRFMLETDYLDDLRRPGAVLSLKTIPVKIKNLLIKGKMSYEDAMVINKDNPEKIYGIEL; via the coding sequence ATGACTACTGATTTATCATTTTTTGATAATCATATGCATCTCAGAGAGGATGGAAGATATATTGAAGAAATTAAGGAATTCAGAAAGCATGGTGGAAAATATCTCAATTACTGCCCTTATACAGATATCAAAAAAATAATTGAGGAAAAAAGTTATTTATCATGCTATGAAAAAGGTTTAAAAATTGCAAAGAATGCGATGGAAAAAATAGATATTAAGATATTTCTTACAGTTGGTCCGTATCCTGTGGATTATATAAAGATGAGAGATTTGCTTGGAAAGGAAAAAGCATTCGAATTAATGAAAAAAGGGATGGAGGAAGCTGGTGATTTTTGTAGGGAAGGAAAGGCAATAGCAATTGGGGAAATTGGAAGACCCCATTTTAAAATTAATGAGGATATAATGGAAGAAAGTAATGAAATCATGAGGTTTGGGATGGAAATTGCAAAAGATATAGATGTTCCAGTAATAATTCATATGGAAGGAGCAAATCAATCAAATATGAAGGAGATATCAGAAATTGCAAAAAATGTGGGAATTAAAAGGGATAAGGTAATAAAGCATTTTTCTCCACCGATAGTAAGAGAAGACGAAAATTTTGGTATATTTCCTTCAATAATCGCAACAGAAAAAAATATTGAAGAAGCGATAAATAAAGGGAGAAGATTTATGTTAGAAACAGATTATCTCGATGATTTAAGGAGACCTGGAGCAGTGCTTTCTCTTAAAACCATACCAGTAAAGATAAAAAACCTTTTGATTAAAGGAAAGATGAGTTATGAAGATGCTATGGTTATAAATAAGGATAATCCAGAAAAAATTTATGGTATAGAGTTATAA
- a CDS encoding zf-TFIIB domain-containing protein → MIAKRCPECGAEMKGHSFNGRLYYICQKCGKEIVIPLLFL, encoded by the coding sequence ATGATAGCAAAAAGGTGCCCAGAGTGTGGAGCGGAAATGAAAGGGCATTCTTTTAATGGTAGATTATATTATATCTGCCAGAAATGCGGAAAAGAAATAGTAATTCCCCTGCTTTTCTTATAA
- a CDS encoding cytidine/deoxycytidylate deaminase family protein, translating to MERMSYDEYFMEIAKIVSKRSTCLRRNVGAVIVKDKHILSTGYNGAPKGFKHCSEVGCLREKLGIKRGERHELCRGLHAEQNAIIQAAVFGVAIRDASIYVTDFPCSVCAKMLINAGIKELIYLNDYPDEFAEKILEESKIKVRKL from the coding sequence ATGGAAAGAATGTCTTATGACGAATATTTTATGGAAATCGCAAAAATTGTTTCAAAAAGATCAACATGCTTGCGAAGAAATGTTGGTGCGGTAATAGTTAAGGATAAGCATATCTTATCAACTGGTTATAATGGCGCTCCAAAAGGATTCAAGCATTGCAGTGAGGTTGGTTGCTTGAGGGAAAAACTTGGGATAAAAAGGGGGGAAAGACATGAGCTTTGCAGGGGGCTGCATGCGGAGCAAAATGCAATAATTCAGGCGGCTGTTTTCGGTGTGGCAATAAGGGATGCATCTATTTATGTAACTGATTTTCCCTGTAGCGTATGCGCAAAAATGCTTATCAATGCGGGGATAAAAGAGTTAATATACTTGAATGATTATCCAGATGAGTTTGCGGAAAAAATACTTGAAGAAAGTAAAATAAAGGTGAGAAAGTTATGA